GGGGATTTGCATTATGTTTGATCTTATATCGCGTGGAGAAAATGAACGGGAAATTCGGCCCTCCGATCGGATAAGAAAATTATATCAAGAAATGGACGCGTTTATCAGCCGGTTCAAAGAATTCGGGATCGCATCTGCAGAAGGGTTCTTTCCGGCAGTCGACGTTTCGGAAACTGAAAAAGAGATGATCGTCAGGGCGGAATTACCGGGAATGACGTGCGAAGAATTGGACTTAAGCGTTAGCAGTAACGTACTGACCATCCGAGGAGAAAAGAAAGCAGAACATATGGAAAACCAAGAAGATGTACGCATGAATGAGTGCTTCTTCGGCCGTTTTTCCAGATCGGTGACTCTGCCAAGTCAAATTGACCAAGACGCGGTAGAGGCTGAATACAAACAAGGGGTGCTCACGGTAAAGCTTCTGAAGTCTGGGGCCTCCGAACAGGGAGTGTCGCAGATAACAGTTCAATAACATGAAGAAAGGGACTTGGATATGAAAGACAAGCACATTTTTTTCAATCCGTTGAGAATGATCAGCCCAAAATTGGATCACGAAGTTGCCAGAATAGAAGAGCTTCATGAGGCACCGGTGTCTGAATCCGTGACACTGGAAGAAGGCCTGGTGATCATGTTGAGCAAGCTCATTAAGATGACCGGGCTGCTGGAGACCGGATTTGTTCGTGATTGTCCCGACGAATTCGGGACGTGCGATCAGTTGGCTTCGGAAGTGCATCAACAGGAAAAACTGCTTACCAAAAATCTTCTCTGTTCAATAGATGTCGCTCCGGAGCTGTGCAGATTGATTGTGATGTTTCCAGCTCACCTCGAGCGCGTAGGAGATTCGCTCGAGAGCATTCTCAACTGCATACGAATAAAATGCCGAGAACAAGTTCCTTTTGATGACAAAACTATAGAGGAAATCCGTGAAATGTTTGCGGAAACGAGTGGTATTTTAACCGATTTCAGGGACGCAATCATCGCACCCAACAAATTTCTTCTGGAGAGCGTGATTTCACGACAGGCATCCCTGGATCAGAAATGTCAGGATTGGGAACTGGCGCACGTGGATCGTTTGCTCAATGGAACGGCTTCACACCTCAGTTCTTCTATATATTTGGATATGCTCGAGTCCACGCAAAACCTGAGCAGGCACGCAAAAGAAATGGCTGGGCGCATGCTTGAGCTTCTCGCTCGACAGCAGGCGGCGTAGAACGATTCATTGCCTTAACTGCGGTGTGAGTGCTTGAAAGCATTCGCACCGCTTATCCTGCAATGCAGATAGGTGTGAGCGGGTGCCATCATGATTCCCAAGAAAATACTTGTTTGTACAGATTTTTCCGAGAACTCCGTTCCGGCGAGGGTCCTTGCCATCGAATTTGCGCGCGCTTTTCAGGCCGAGCTTTTGATCCTTCATGTCGTAAATACCCGTTTTTTCGGTTATCCTACCTTTGCAGACCGTATTCCTATGGATTTGGCTCTGATTCAACAGAATATCGAAGAAGGGGCTGCTGAAGAATTGGAGTTGCTTGCAAATGATAGCAGCCGGGAAGTAGAGCACGTTCGAGCGTTCCGCCGTTCCGGAGCCCCCGCAGAAGAGATTATCAAATTCGCGGAGGAAGAAGGCGTTGGGCTCATTGTGATGGGCACTCACGGCTGGACCGGTGTGAGACACCTTATACTCGGGAGTACCGCAGAAAATGTGGTTCGGATGGCCAATTGTCCGGTGCTTACCGTACGCGTCGAGTAGACCCCGGGTGATCCTTATCATCCATTCCTTTCAGCCTGTATCGCGCACTGCTAAGTTACGATTCAAATCCTGACAGCCACGGCAAGCGTCCCTGCCGGCCAGAACCAATTGATGTTTATAGTGTTTCTCAACAATTTTGAAGTAAACCGAAAACTGTAAAGAACTGTAAAGAAAAGTATTGGTAGCGCCCGGCGTCTCTGCCGGGCAAAACTAATTGATTTGTTTAGATATTGTCCACCGGCACGGAGGCCGTTGGCTACCAATTTCGAGGAATCGCTGTTCACAATCCGCGATTACTCTCGAGAATTACTATATCCGAAAAATGTACCGGCACAGAGGCACGGCACCTACCAATTGCGAAGAAGTGCTTTCCGCAATTGGACGCTGTTTTATACACTTGCTATAGGAAAGACCAATAAATCGATTCAACGTCATAACCATGACCCTGCTTTGGAGAGTCTGCCTCTCTTGAACGTATTCATCTCATCAAAATTGAACCATTCGGATACTACATTAATATAAGAATACGTGAAATTCACTTCCGAAAAGCTCTCAAACCATTTCGAAATGCATTAAACTATGAGTGGAGTATACGATTGCGAGGGTAATGCGATGCTGGTTATTCGTCCAGTTGAATTAAGAGATTTGGACCGGTTGTATGAGCTGGCTAATCTGGCGGGATTCGGATTGACCTCACTGCCCAAGGATAAGGAAGTACTGAGGAAAAGAATCCTTGAATCTGTGCATACTTTCGAAAAGCCAATACATCGACCGGGAGGAGAGTTGTATATTTTTGTTTTGGAGGATCTGGAGAAAAACATTGTCGCCGGGACCAGTTGTATTGTCTCAAAAGTTGGCGGATTCGAACCCTTTTACGCATACAAATTGCAGACAATGGTGCATCGGTCGAGACCGTTGAACATTTCGAAGGAGATACCCGCTCTTGTGTTGGTTGCTGAACACAACGGGCCCACGGAAATCGGCGGACTGTTTTTGGCTCCGGATTATCGGAAACACGGGGCCGGACGCTTACTGTCTCTGTTTCGTTTTCTCTACATGACCTTGCACGCGGACTCCTTTGAAAAAAAGGTCATTGCCGAGATGCGAGGAGTTGTCGACGACAGCGGATATTCCCCATTCTGGGAAGCTCTGGGGAGACATTTTTTCGATATGGATTATGCAAAAGCCGATCTTCTCAGTGTTGCCGATAAGAGCTTTATTGCAGACCTTATGCCCATATATCCCATTTACGTATCGCTGCTGCCTCCTGAAGCTCGAGAAGTTATCGGAAAAGTTCATGAAAAAGCGCAGCCTGCATTGAGCATGCTCCAGGATGAAGGTTTCACCTTCAGCGGAATGGTAGACATCTTTGAAGCAGGTCCAATCATCGAATGCGCCCTGGATCGGGTCCGCATCATTCGGGAGAGCCGTATTACAGCGATCGACCAAATCACGATTGAAGAGGTTGATTCCCCCACGTTTGTAATTGCACGTGCTGAAGGCAGTTTCCGAGCCGGCATTGCTCCGTTGGATCAGACCCCCCGAGAGGGAATTCGCGTAAACGCCCGCATTGCAAAGGCTCTTGACCTTTCCCTGGGTGCAAAAATCATTGTCTCTCCTTTGCGGCCTTCTGATTCGCTTCAAGGCGGCCCAGGGTAAAAACGGTTGCTCGATTTTTTGCGAGTGAAGAAAATGGAAACACATTACATAGATGACCTTTGGATCGAGGGAAGTGGCGACGAGTTTGTCTCCACCGATCCGGCCACTGAAAGGATCAACTGGAAAGGCCGGGCCGCGACAGGGAAAGAGGTTGATGCAGCATATCGTGCAGCACTCCGGGCATTCGAGAAGTGGTCGGACCTTCCTGCAGAAGAGCGTATCGGGTACTCGCAGTCCTTCAAAGAAAAGGTCATTGAACACAGAGACGAACTCGCCGAGTGTATCAGTCGAGAATCGGGAAAGCCACTGTGGGAATCGTACACTGAGGTAGACGCCATAGTCGGAAAAGTCGGCTTATCGATAGAAGCCCACAAAGAGCGGCGACACGACGCGAAACAAGACCTCGGAGGTGCCGCATCTGCACTCCGATACAGACCCCACGGTGTTATTGCCGTTTTCGGACCGTTCAACTTACCCGGACATCTACCTCACGGACACATTATCCCAGCGCTCATTGCAGGAAATACGGTCGTATTCAAACCAAGCGAACAGGCTCCCCTGGTTGCTCAAAAGCTAATGGAATGCTGGATTGAAGCGGATCTTCCCCCTGGCGTTCTCAATCTGGTTCAGGGTGGCCGCGAAACCGGCATGGCAGTAGCACAGAGTCCGCTGCTCGCCGGACTCTTCTTCACAGGAAGTGTTGCTGCCGGAAGAGCGCTCCACATGTCGTTCGCAGGTCAGCCAGAGAAGATTATTGCGCTGGAATTGGGCGGCAACAATCCTCTGATAGTCACTGAGATAGACGATACTGAATCCGCAGCCTACATTGCCGTTCAATCCACGTACATTACATCAGGGCAGAGATGCACTTGTGCTCGAAGACTGGTCGTCCCCGCGGGAAATGAAGGAGATCTCTTTATCGCGGCACTTATGTCTCTGATAGACAGAATACAAATCGGCCCTTATACGGATACTCCCGAACCGTTCATGGGACCGGTGATCTCCCGAAAGGCTCGGGATGAACTGCTTGCGGCTCAGGAACGGTTGAGTAAGCAAGGTGGACGTATTCTGACGGAAATGACATCGCTCGATAGACCGGGACATTTTCTCACGCCCGGTCTCATAGACGTAACGCAGGTTCCCGATCGGCCGGATGAGGAGATCTTCGGACCGTTGCTCCAGGTCATAAGGGTTGCCAATTTCGAACAGGCTCTGCACGAGGCGAACAATACTGCATTTGGACTGTCAGCCGGTCTGATCAGTAGAAATCCGAAGCTATATGAACGATTTAGGAAGAGAATTCGTGCCGGTGTAGTAAATTGGAACCGCCAGACAACAGGTGCAAGCGGCAGATTACCGTTCGGCGGCCTTGGTAGGAGCGGAAATCACCGTCCCAGCGGTTTTTTCGCTGCTGATTACTGCTCGGACCCTGTTGCCTACCTCGAAGTGGAGCGGCCCGCGACCATGCCGGATCGCAGCATCGGCATCATTCCCCGTTGATAATTCGCGTTTTTAGCCGAGTTTGAGGTCCACTTCCCTTCAAGGCGTTGCCCAAAACGTTTTATGTCCTACATTTATTTAAAAGAATTGAGGTGGATCGAGAATGACACAGGTCAGAATTATGAGGATTATTCTTGAGGGAGCGGGCCCTTCCATGAAGGAAGTAGCCAATCTCTTGGAAGCGTTCGTGGCCAAATCCAAACCTTCACTTTACCTGAAAGAATATGGAGGCAATCCTTACGACCTGAATTTTGACGAAGACGATCGCAACCGTGTGTACGTTCAAATACTGATGACTTCAGAAATTGACAAAAAAGAAATGCAGGACGCTCTTCGCACTTTCCTGATGAATGGAGGCTATCGAATCGTAGACTCAATTGATATTGAAAATGTATCTGAAGACGAATCAGAAGTAGTCCATCTGTTTCAGCAGACTTCCGGCGGAGAAATTCAAAGACCGCTCAAACCGGAGCGGCCTGATTTCAGGGAAATCGACTATCCGAATGCATGACTTCGTCAGGAGAGGTCAAGGCACACGACAAATAGGCTCCAAGAAAGAGTTCTCCGGAATTCCCGAACGTCAAAATTACGAAACACGTTTCAGTGCAGGGTAGGTCGGGATGAAGATTTGGTTCTCTTGAGCCGATTGAGCCACTCTTGCATTCAAGATGCTAACTGCAGTGACCTGGCTCCGCAGGTCAGTCGCACCCCTGTAATCGGGTTCGAATGCTCAATCTTGGGTGCCACGGACCTGCCGTATAGTCCGTGCTACCGCATCAATGAGAAATATCTTGACTGCAAGTCTGTATAAGGGGCTCTCTGCACCCAATTGGATGAGAAAAAATGTGTGTGCGGGTGCGAAAAGGCTCCGGGATATTTTTTATGAATCCTGGAGCTTTCTTCTTTCATAGCGATTGCTCAAAATTCTCGAAGGCAAAGAAACGTGCCACGATTCGCCATCCTGTAGGGGCAGGTCTCGTGCCTGCCCTTCCCAGAATGACCGGCACTGAGGCCGGTCACTACCGGGCACCCACGAGGGGCGCCCCTACAATCAGGTCGTGAAGATGATGAGAACTTCGTGCCACGATCTGGGACAAATTTCGATTTTTGAGACAGTCTCTCCCTGCCGGTACATTCTATTGATATCATGTATTATTTTGAACATGTGCCGACACGGAGGCCGGCACTCACCAATACTCTTATCCTCAATCGGACATTAACTTCGATTGCATAAAAATCATGCGGTACGTTCTTTCATCCGCAAATACAGTTTGGTGAATTCTTCCGTTACCGCGGGGATGAGCGCCAATCCAAGGACCACAGTCCATTCATTCAGGGTCAGTGGCGTGGTGTTAAAGATAGGGTTGAGGAACGGCACAAATACCGTCATCAAGAGGACCGCCACGGAACCCAGAACCGCTGCTATCAGATAAGGATTAGAGAATGGCCCGATCTGGAACAGTGAAAGACGTTCCGAGCGAACAGTAAAGGCACGGAATAACTCACACAAAGAGAGTGTCACGAATGCCATGGTTTCTGCCGTAATAACATCAACTCCAGTCCAGTTAAGATTGAAAACATGTGACAGGGGATTCACACCGGCGGGAACGGCATTACTCTCGCTGAGATGCCAAACAAGTCCTATCACAAAAGCTGTGAGCGTGGCACCGGTCTGGGCTATGGTTTGAACGATAATCCCCAGACGCATGGGGCCGTGAATGATGGGTTCCGATTTGGGACGGGGCTGTTGCTCCATAATATCCGGATCGCCTTTTTCCATTGCCAGAGCGAGTGCCGGAGCTCCATCCGTAACCAGGTTCAACCACAAAAGTTGAATTGCCGTCATCGGGGAGGGCAGGGCGAACAGCGTGGGAAGGAAGATGATCATGATCTCGGCAACATTCGATGAGAGCAGGAAGAATACGAATTTCCGGATATTCGCATAGATGATGCGGCCCTGTTCTACTGCCGAAACAATACTGACATAATTATCGTCGGTAAGCACCATGTCCGCGGTTTCTTTGGCAACATCCGTTCCCGTGATTCCCATGGCAACACCGATGTCCGACCGCTTGAGAGCGGGAGCATCGTTGACGCCGTCTCCCGTCATGGCAACTACCTCCCCGCGCGATTTGAGCCCGTCCACAATACGCATCTTGTGTTCCGGATTCACGCGGGCAAATACGTCTGTAGTCTCCAGAGCCTTGGCCATACCGGCCTCATCCAACCGGTCCAGTGCCGCTCCGGAAAGCACTCCATGACCGGTTTCCAGTAAACCGATGGTGGAGCCGATCGCAGCGGCCGTATCCGGATAATCTCCGGTAATCATGATAGTTCTTATTCCAGCAGTTCTGGCCTTTGCTATTGCAGGAAGCACTTCCGGCCTGGCCGGGTCTATCATTCCGAAGAGTCCGAGAAAAACAAGGCTATGTTCGATTGTCGAAGCTTTTACCTCTGCCGGTGGGCTGTCGGTTATACGATAGGCTACTGCCAATACGCGCAGCGCCTCCCGTGCCATGCTTTCATTTGCCTCAAACATGCGTTGGCGCATTTTGTCCGTCAGCGGCGCCGGCTGGTTGTCGATACGCAGATAATGCGTACACAACTGCATAATAACATCAGGAGCCCCTTTGCATGCGGTAACATACAAATTCCCATTCTCACCCGGAGCAACCTGAAAGACGTTTGCACCCAGTGCGCCCAACGGAGACGGATTGCTCATACTCATAACCGTAGACATACATTTTCGTTCGGAATCGAAAGGAACCTCACAGACTCGGGGGTAACAGATCTCCAACTCTGTCTTGACAGCTCCTACTTTGGCCGCGGCTACTACGAGCGCACCTTCCGTGGGATCCCCGATTATGCGATAAGTCTCGCTTTCATCTGAAGATCCGGACGGTTCTATATAAGCATCTGACGCGAGCACTGAGGACCAGAGCGCAGTAAGCGCGGCCGGATACTCTTTCAGATCGACTGTCTCCCCATTCAATGAGAAATCCCCGCGAGGTTCGTATCCTTTTCCGGTAATTGCGAATGCGTGTTCGTCAACCCATAGACGGACCGTAGTCATCTGGTTCTGTGTGAGGGTGCCTGTCTTATCCGAGCAGATCACACTTGCGGAACCAAGGGTCTCCACTGCAGCCAGCCGCCGGATCAAGGCATGTCTTTTGATCATCTCACGCATACCTAACGCCAGAGTGACGGTAACGACCGCAGGCAAGCCTTCCGGTACTGCTGCTATTGCCAGACTCACAGCCACCATGAACGTTTCGGTGAGCACTGTGGAGAACGTCCGCAGG
The sequence above is a segment of the Desulfomonile tiedjei DSM 6799 genome. Coding sequences within it:
- a CDS encoding Hsp20/alpha crystallin family protein, whose amino-acid sequence is MFDLISRGENEREIRPSDRIRKLYQEMDAFISRFKEFGIASAEGFFPAVDVSETEKEMIVRAELPGMTCEELDLSVSSNVLTIRGEKKAEHMENQEDVRMNECFFGRFSRSVTLPSQIDQDAVEAEYKQGVLTVKLLKSGASEQGVSQITVQ
- a CDS encoding universal stress protein — translated: MIPKKILVCTDFSENSVPARVLAIEFARAFQAELLILHVVNTRFFGYPTFADRIPMDLALIQQNIEEGAAEELELLANDSSREVEHVRAFRRSGAPAEEIIKFAEEEGVGLIVMGTHGWTGVRHLILGSTAENVVRMANCPVLTVRVE
- a CDS encoding arginine N-succinyltransferase, which gives rise to MLVIRPVELRDLDRLYELANLAGFGLTSLPKDKEVLRKRILESVHTFEKPIHRPGGELYIFVLEDLEKNIVAGTSCIVSKVGGFEPFYAYKLQTMVHRSRPLNISKEIPALVLVAEHNGPTEIGGLFLAPDYRKHGAGRLLSLFRFLYMTLHADSFEKKVIAEMRGVVDDSGYSPFWEALGRHFFDMDYAKADLLSVADKSFIADLMPIYPIYVSLLPPEAREVIGKVHEKAQPALSMLQDEGFTFSGMVDIFEAGPIIECALDRVRIIRESRITAIDQITIEEVDSPTFVIARAEGSFRAGIAPLDQTPREGIRVNARIAKALDLSLGAKIIVSPLRPSDSLQGGPG
- the astD gene encoding succinylglutamate-semialdehyde dehydrogenase; protein product: METHYIDDLWIEGSGDEFVSTDPATERINWKGRAATGKEVDAAYRAALRAFEKWSDLPAEERIGYSQSFKEKVIEHRDELAECISRESGKPLWESYTEVDAIVGKVGLSIEAHKERRHDAKQDLGGAASALRYRPHGVIAVFGPFNLPGHLPHGHIIPALIAGNTVVFKPSEQAPLVAQKLMECWIEADLPPGVLNLVQGGRETGMAVAQSPLLAGLFFTGSVAAGRALHMSFAGQPEKIIALELGGNNPLIVTEIDDTESAAYIAVQSTYITSGQRCTCARRLVVPAGNEGDLFIAALMSLIDRIQIGPYTDTPEPFMGPVISRKARDELLAAQERLSKQGGRILTEMTSLDRPGHFLTPGLIDVTQVPDRPDEEIFGPLLQVIRVANFEQALHEANNTAFGLSAGLISRNPKLYERFRKRIRAGVVNWNRQTTGASGRLPFGGLGRSGNHRPSGFFAADYCSDPVAYLEVERPATMPDRSIGIIPR
- a CDS encoding cation-translocating P-type ATPase, with protein sequence MTAGTTNKEQVPSAQAWHSQTAEDCAKVLSVHLQQGLSRKVVAKRLKEIGPNELKEMPRPPFWRLVLEQFQNFVVMMLVVASIISACLGDYVEAAAIMAIVLLNAIIGVVQESKAEEALAALKKMTAPNALVIRGGTRETVASRDLVPGDIVVLEAGNYVPADLRLIQAINLQIDEAALTGESVPVEKDAQVCLEPDIPLGDRHNTAFMGTLITYGRGLGIVIATGMHTQMGLIATMLQTLEAEPTPLQQRLDQLGKQLGYACLAICGLVFVVAVFNQTKLSMIFAPDGGFLQYLRTFSTVLTETFMVAVSLAIAAVPEGLPAVVTVTLALGMREMIKRHALIRRLAAVETLGSASVICSDKTGTLTQNQMTTVRLWVDEHAFAITGKGYEPRGDFSLNGETVDLKEYPAALTALWSSVLASDAYIEPSGSSDESETYRIIGDPTEGALVVAAAKVGAVKTELEICYPRVCEVPFDSERKCMSTVMSMSNPSPLGALGANVFQVAPGENGNLYVTACKGAPDVIMQLCTHYLRIDNQPAPLTDKMRQRMFEANESMAREALRVLAVAYRITDSPPAEVKASTIEHSLVFLGLFGMIDPARPEVLPAIAKARTAGIRTIMITGDYPDTAAAIGSTIGLLETGHGVLSGAALDRLDEAGMAKALETTDVFARVNPEHKMRIVDGLKSRGEVVAMTGDGVNDAPALKRSDIGVAMGITGTDVAKETADMVLTDDNYVSIVSAVEQGRIIYANIRKFVFFLLSSNVAEIMIIFLPTLFALPSPMTAIQLLWLNLVTDGAPALALAMEKGDPDIMEQQPRPKSEPIIHGPMRLGIIVQTIAQTGATLTAFVIGLVWHLSESNAVPAGVNPLSHVFNLNWTGVDVITAETMAFVTLSLCELFRAFTVRSERLSLFQIGPFSNPYLIAAVLGSVAVLLMTVFVPFLNPIFNTTPLTLNEWTVVLGLALIPAVTEEFTKLYLRMKERTA